Proteins encoded within one genomic window of Streptomyces sp. NBC_00523:
- a CDS encoding CHAD domain-containing protein, with protein sequence MTPGGAGVRRPDQHTQAAAPAHAPGITGVSAGSVLGPYLRAQAADFLRSLRLHRENTAPTDAGSRAAEQAATALRRSSRRIGATLRTFRTALDPLWAEQLRTELSWLSGTLAREHAYADRLTRLLEALHGLSGAPVLPAARSGESTGTGRPVLGVGAARAGALLERQLTLARTRAHSAALQALGSARFHAVADAVALLASEVPLAPAATGPAGELLAGPADRAEQRLLGAVAALPSDESAEPYNEAHDAPWHQTRLLLRLHRYAHEVVHGAPDPVLAAPGRALDLHRDAAEAAGAAAAAARTPRIAPATAYALGVLHADQRHEVEAARAVFRESWACATTGAARP encoded by the coding sequence TTGACGCCCGGAGGCGCCGGCGTGCGACGCCCTGACCAGCACACCCAGGCCGCGGCCCCGGCCCACGCGCCCGGCATCACCGGCGTGAGCGCGGGGTCGGTCCTCGGCCCCTATCTGCGCGCCCAGGCCGCGGACTTCCTGCGCAGCCTGCGCCTGCACCGCGAGAACACCGCCCCCACGGACGCCGGATCGCGCGCCGCCGAACAGGCCGCCACCGCGCTGCGCCGCTCCTCCCGCCGGATCGGCGCCACCCTGCGCACCTTCCGCACCGCGCTCGACCCGCTCTGGGCGGAGCAGCTGCGCACCGAGCTCTCCTGGCTCTCCGGCACCCTCGCCCGCGAACACGCGTACGCGGACCGGCTGACCCGGCTCCTGGAGGCGCTGCACGGCCTCTCCGGCGCCCCCGTCCTCCCGGCCGCCCGCAGCGGCGAGTCCACGGGAACGGGCCGCCCCGTCCTCGGCGTCGGCGCCGCCCGCGCCGGTGCCCTGCTGGAACGGCAGCTCACCCTCGCCCGGACCCGCGCCCACTCCGCCGCCCTCCAGGCGCTCGGCTCCGCCCGCTTCCACGCGGTGGCCGACGCGGTCGCGCTGCTCGCCTCCGAGGTCCCGCTCGCCCCTGCCGCGACCGGCCCCGCCGGCGAACTGCTCGCCGGGCCCGCGGACCGGGCCGAGCAGCGGCTGCTGGGGGCCGTCGCCGCACTGCCCTCCGACGAGTCGGCGGAGCCGTACAACGAGGCGCACGACGCGCCCTGGCACCAGACCCGCCTGCTCCTCCGGCTGCACCGCTACGCCCACGAGGTGGTGCACGGCGCCCCCGATCCGGTCCTGGCCGCCCCGGGCCGCGCCCTCGACCTGCACCGGGACGCGGCGGAGGCGGCCGGCGCGGCGGCCGCGGCCGCCCGCACCCCGAGGATCGCCCCGGCGACCGCGTACGCCCTGGGCGTGCTCCACGCCGACCAGCGCCACGAGGTGGAGGCGGCACGCGCGGTCTTCCGCGAGAGCTGGGCCTGTGCGACGACGGGGGCGGCGCGGCCGTGA
- a CDS encoding RNA degradosome polyphosphate kinase, translated as MSQQPSSEVPVQPAAQPSVGALAAHRPHAVAPSGAGTALSTAADFDPDIDADADAYEPEVDGDELPQGRFLDRERSWLAFNERVLELAEDPTTPLLERANFLAIFASNLDEFFMVRVAGLKRRIATGVATRSASGLQPREVLDLIWTRSRELMARHAACYQQDVSPALSDEGIQLIRWPELTDKEQARLFTFFRQRVFPVLTPLAVDPAHPFPYISGLSLNLAVVVRNPVSGHRHFARVKVPPLLTRFLEASPQRYVPIEDVIAAHLEELFPGMEVLAHHMFRVTRNEDLEVEEDDAENLLQALEKELMRRRFGPPVRLEVEESIDPYVLDLLVRELKVSDAEVYPLPGPLDLTGLFGIASLDRPELKYPKFVAGTHRDLAEVESASAPDIFAAVRERDVLLHHPYDSFSTSVQAFLEQAAGDPDVLAIKQTLYRTSGDSPIVDALIDAAESGKQVLVLVEIKARFDEQANIKWARKLEEAGCHVVYGLVGLKTHCKLSLVVRQEGDTLRRYSHVGTGNYHPKTARLYEDLGLLTADPQVGADLSDLFNRLSGYSRRETYRRLLVAPKSLRDGLVARITKEVTHHRAGRPAYVRIKVNSMVDEAIIDACYRAAQAGVPVDIWVRGICAIRPGVTGLSENIRVRSVLGRFLEHSRVFAFGNGGEPEVWFGSADMMHRNLDRRIEALVRVTDPAHRAALSRLLETGMADTTSSWHLGPDGNWTRHSTDADGKPLRHVQEMLIDARRRRRATP; from the coding sequence ATGAGCCAGCAGCCCAGCTCCGAGGTCCCGGTCCAGCCCGCCGCCCAGCCGTCCGTCGGCGCCCTCGCCGCACACCGGCCGCACGCCGTCGCCCCCTCCGGGGCGGGCACGGCCCTGTCCACCGCCGCCGATTTCGATCCCGACATCGACGCCGACGCCGACGCCTACGAACCCGAGGTGGACGGCGACGAGCTGCCCCAGGGCCGCTTCCTGGACCGGGAACGCAGCTGGCTCGCCTTCAACGAACGCGTCCTCGAACTGGCCGAGGACCCGACCACGCCCCTCCTGGAGCGCGCCAACTTCCTGGCGATCTTCGCGTCGAACCTGGACGAGTTCTTCATGGTCCGGGTCGCCGGCCTGAAGCGCCGCATCGCGACCGGCGTCGCCACCCGGTCCGCGTCCGGCCTCCAGCCCCGCGAGGTGCTGGACCTGATCTGGACCCGCTCGCGCGAACTCATGGCCCGGCACGCCGCCTGCTACCAGCAGGACGTCTCCCCGGCCCTGTCCGACGAGGGCATCCAGCTGATCCGCTGGCCGGAGCTGACCGACAAGGAGCAGGCCCGCCTGTTCACCTTCTTCCGGCAGCGGGTCTTCCCCGTCCTCACCCCCCTCGCCGTGGACCCGGCCCACCCCTTCCCGTACATCTCCGGCCTGTCGCTGAACCTCGCCGTCGTCGTACGCAATCCGGTCAGCGGCCACCGCCACTTCGCCCGGGTCAAGGTGCCGCCGCTGCTGACCCGCTTCCTGGAGGCGTCGCCGCAGCGCTACGTCCCCATAGAGGACGTCATCGCGGCCCACCTGGAGGAGCTGTTCCCGGGAATGGAGGTGCTGGCGCACCACATGTTCCGGGTCACCAGGAACGAGGACCTGGAAGTCGAGGAGGACGACGCCGAGAACCTGCTCCAGGCCCTGGAGAAGGAGCTCATGCGCCGCCGCTTCGGCCCCCCGGTCCGCCTGGAGGTCGAGGAGTCCATCGACCCGTACGTACTGGACCTGCTGGTCCGCGAGCTGAAGGTGTCCGACGCCGAGGTCTACCCGCTGCCCGGCCCCCTCGACCTCACCGGCCTCTTCGGCATAGCGTCGCTGGACCGCCCCGAGCTGAAGTACCCCAAGTTCGTCGCCGGCACCCACCGCGACCTCGCGGAGGTCGAGTCCGCGTCCGCGCCGGACATCTTCGCCGCCGTACGCGAGCGCGACGTCCTCCTGCACCACCCGTACGACTCCTTCTCCACCTCCGTCCAGGCCTTCCTGGAACAGGCGGCCGGCGACCCGGACGTCCTCGCGATCAAGCAGACCCTGTACCGGACCTCGGGCGACTCCCCGATAGTGGACGCCCTCATCGACGCCGCCGAGTCCGGCAAGCAGGTCCTCGTCCTGGTCGAGATCAAGGCCCGCTTCGACGAGCAGGCCAACATCAAGTGGGCGCGCAAGCTGGAGGAGGCCGGCTGCCACGTCGTCTACGGGCTCGTCGGCCTGAAGACCCACTGCAAGCTCTCCCTCGTCGTCCGCCAGGAGGGCGACACCCTGCGCCGCTACTCGCACGTCGGCACCGGCAACTACCACCCGAAGACGGCCAGGCTCTACGAGGACCTGGGGCTGCTCACCGCGGACCCGCAGGTCGGCGCCGACCTCTCCGACCTCTTCAACCGGCTCTCCGGCTACTCCCGCCGCGAGACCTACCGCCGCCTCCTCGTCGCCCCCAAGTCGCTGCGCGACGGCCTGGTCGCCCGCATCACCAAGGAAGTCACGCACCACCGCGCGGGCCGCCCCGCCTACGTACGCATCAAGGTCAACTCGATGGTGGACGAGGCGATCATCGACGCCTGCTACCGGGCCGCCCAGGCCGGCGTCCCCGTCGACATCTGGGTGCGCGGCATCTGCGCGATCCGCCCCGGCGTCACCGGCCTCTCCGAGAACATCCGGGTCCGTTCGGTCCTCGGCCGCTTCCTCGAACACTCCCGGGTCTTCGCCTTCGGCAACGGCGGCGAACCCGAGGTCTGGTTCGGCAGCGCCGACATGATGCACCGCAACCTCGACCGCCGCATCGAGGCCCTCGTCCGGGTCACCGACCCCGCCCACCGCGCCGCGCTCAGCCGCCTCCTGGAGACCGGCATGGCCGACACCACCTCCTCCTGGCACCTGGGCCCCGACGGCAACTGGACCCGGCACTCCACGGACGCGGACGGCAAGCCCCTGCGGCACGTACAGGAAATGCTCATTGACGCCCGGAGGCGCCGGCGTGCGACGCCCTGA
- a CDS encoding ABC transporter ATP-binding protein: protein MTGTALEAEGLGMRYGGRTGDWALRDCAFRLPAGAVCALVGPNGAGKSTLLALAAGFLRPAEGTLRVLGDAPGASRARMAYVAQDKPLYPQLTVSETLWAGAQLNPDGWDREAAARIAGPLPSDAKVRDLSGGQRSRLALALALGKRAGLLLLDEPMADLDPLARHQLMGALMAEAAEHRTTIVMSSHILSELEGACDHLLLIDGGRVRLGGETDELLAAHALLTGPVRDLTPHTVIESRTTGRALTALVRPEGPVDPAWDRSEPTLEELLLAHLRSPEAPALLTPSATVHEAVAA from the coding sequence ATGACGGGTACCGCACTGGAGGCCGAGGGGCTCGGCATGAGATACGGGGGCCGCACGGGCGACTGGGCACTGCGGGACTGCGCGTTCCGGCTGCCGGCCGGCGCCGTCTGCGCGCTCGTCGGGCCCAACGGCGCCGGGAAGTCCACCCTGCTCGCCCTGGCGGCGGGCTTCCTGCGGCCGGCCGAGGGAACGCTGCGGGTCCTGGGCGACGCGCCCGGCGCATCGCGTGCCCGCATGGCGTACGTCGCCCAGGACAAGCCGCTCTACCCGCAGTTGACGGTCTCCGAAACGCTGTGGGCGGGTGCACAGCTGAACCCGGACGGCTGGGACCGGGAGGCGGCGGCGCGCATCGCCGGACCGCTGCCGTCGGACGCGAAGGTCCGCGACCTCTCCGGCGGGCAGCGCAGCCGTCTCGCCCTCGCCCTCGCGCTGGGCAAGCGGGCCGGACTCCTGCTCCTGGACGAGCCGATGGCCGACCTCGACCCCCTCGCACGCCACCAGCTGATGGGCGCCCTGATGGCCGAGGCCGCCGAACACCGGACGACCATCGTGATGTCCTCGCACATCCTCAGCGAACTGGAGGGCGCCTGCGACCACCTCCTCCTGATCGACGGCGGCCGCGTCCGCCTCGGCGGCGAGACGGACGAACTGCTCGCCGCCCACGCCCTGCTCACGGGCCCGGTCCGCGACCTGACCCCGCACACGGTGATCGAATCCCGCACGACGGGCCGCGCCCTGACCGCCCTGGTCCGCCCGGAGGGCCCGGTCGACCCGGCCTGGGACCGCTCCGAACCCACCCTGGAGGAGCTGTTGCTCGCCCACCTGCGCTCCCCGGAGGCCCCTGCGCTGCTCACGCCGAGCGCGACGGTCCACGAGGCGGTGGCGGCATGA
- the mshD gene encoding mycothiol synthase, translating into MTTDAPLPAPGREIQTLDTLSPDQAAAVLDLLAEAARSDGRQAVSEQGRLQLRGGQRAGVRHFLLSAGGVLAGYAQLEDTDPVEAPAAELVVHPAHRGHGHGRALGAALLAATGKRLRVWAHGGKAAARHLAQVLGLSLFRELRQLRRPLNPLNLAEPVLPPGVTVRTFVPGEDDAAWLAVNRAAFAHHPEQGSLTQPDLDDRKAESWFDPKGFFLAEREDGAGSTELIGFHWTKVHAEEQLGEVYVVGIRPDAQGGGLGKALTAIGLHHLAAEGLPTAMLYVDADNPAALAVYERMGFVTHEVDLMYRTES; encoded by the coding sequence ATGACGACTGACGCACCCCTCCCCGCCCCCGGACGCGAGATCCAGACGCTCGACACCCTCTCCCCCGACCAGGCCGCGGCCGTGCTCGACCTGCTCGCCGAGGCCGCGCGGTCCGACGGCCGGCAGGCCGTGTCGGAGCAGGGCCGTCTGCAACTGCGGGGCGGACAGCGGGCGGGCGTACGGCACTTCCTGCTGTCCGCCGGGGGCGTGCTCGCCGGGTACGCGCAGTTGGAGGACACCGACCCCGTGGAGGCACCGGCCGCCGAGCTGGTCGTGCATCCCGCGCACCGGGGCCACGGCCACGGCCGGGCGCTCGGGGCCGCCCTGCTCGCCGCCACCGGGAAGCGGCTGCGGGTCTGGGCGCACGGCGGGAAGGCCGCGGCGCGCCACCTCGCCCAGGTCCTCGGCCTCTCGCTGTTCCGGGAACTGCGCCAGCTGCGCCGCCCGTTGAACCCGCTGAACCTCGCCGAGCCGGTCCTCCCGCCGGGCGTCACCGTGCGCACCTTCGTCCCGGGCGAGGACGACGCCGCCTGGCTCGCGGTGAACCGCGCGGCCTTCGCCCACCACCCGGAGCAGGGTTCCCTGACCCAGCCCGACCTGGACGACCGCAAGGCCGAGTCCTGGTTCGACCCGAAGGGCTTCTTCCTGGCGGAGCGCGAGGACGGCGCGGGCTCCACGGAGCTGATCGGCTTCCACTGGACGAAGGTGCACGCCGAGGAGCAGCTCGGCGAGGTGTACGTGGTCGGCATCCGGCCCGACGCGCAGGGCGGCGGCCTCGGCAAGGCGCTCACCGCGATCGGCCTGCACCACCTGGCGGCGGAGGGCCTGCCGACCGCGATGCTCTACGTCGACGCGGACAACCCGGCGGCGCTCGCCGTGTACGAGCGGATGGGCTTCGTGACGCACGAGGTCGACCTGATGTACCGCACGGAGTCCTGA
- the pstS gene encoding phosphate ABC transporter substrate-binding protein PstS → MKLQRKNRLRATALGALAVSGALVLTACGSDDNSGETSATGGAKTKAASNVKCDGAKGQLRASGSSAQKNAMDLWVKEYMAACSGVEINYNSSSSGEGIVAFNQGTVGFAGSDSSLKPEEVADSKKICKSGQGINLPMVGGPIAVGFHLEGVDSLTLDAPTLAKIFDTKIKKWNDEAIAKLNPDAKLPDKAIQPFHRSEDSGTTQNLGKYLGAAAPKDWTYEAEKKWPAPGGQAASGSSGVASSVKQVDGAIGYFELSYATSQQISTVDIDTGGSAPVKASSENASKAIAAAKVKGTGKDLALDLDYTTKADGAYPLVLVTYEVVCDTGNKADTLGTVKSFLTYTASADGQKLLTEAGYAPIPEEINAKVRETVAGLS, encoded by the coding sequence GTGAAGCTTCAGCGCAAGAACCGGCTTCGTGCCACCGCGCTCGGTGCCCTCGCCGTCTCCGGCGCCCTGGTCCTCACGGCGTGCGGTTCGGACGACAACAGCGGCGAGACCTCCGCCACCGGCGGTGCCAAGACGAAGGCCGCGTCCAACGTCAAGTGCGACGGCGCCAAGGGCCAGCTGCGCGCCTCCGGCTCCAGCGCGCAGAAGAACGCCATGGACCTCTGGGTCAAGGAGTACATGGCCGCCTGCTCCGGCGTGGAGATCAACTACAACTCCTCCTCGTCCGGCGAGGGCATCGTCGCCTTCAACCAGGGCACCGTCGGCTTCGCCGGCTCCGACTCGTCGCTGAAGCCCGAGGAGGTCGCCGACTCCAAGAAGATCTGCAAGTCCGGCCAGGGCATCAACCTCCCGATGGTCGGCGGCCCGATCGCCGTCGGCTTCCACCTCGAAGGCGTCGACAGCCTGACCCTGGACGCCCCCACCCTCGCCAAGATCTTCGACACGAAGATCAAGAAGTGGAACGACGAGGCGATCGCCAAGCTCAACCCCGACGCCAAGCTGCCGGACAAGGCGATCCAGCCCTTCCACCGCTCCGAGGACTCCGGCACCACCCAGAACCTCGGCAAGTACCTCGGCGCCGCGGCCCCGAAGGACTGGACGTACGAGGCCGAGAAGAAGTGGCCCGCCCCCGGCGGCCAGGCCGCGTCCGGCTCCTCCGGCGTCGCCTCCTCGGTCAAGCAGGTCGACGGAGCCATCGGCTACTTCGAGCTGTCCTACGCCACCTCGCAGCAGATCTCCACGGTCGACATCGACACCGGCGGCTCCGCCCCGGTCAAGGCGTCCTCCGAGAACGCCTCCAAGGCCATCGCCGCCGCCAAGGTCAAGGGCACCGGCAAGGACCTGGCGCTCGACCTCGACTACACCACCAAGGCCGACGGCGCCTACCCGCTGGTCCTCGTCACGTACGAGGTCGTCTGCGACACCGGCAACAAGGCCGACACCCTCGGCACCGTCAAGTCCTTCCTGACCTACACCGCCTCCGCGGACGGCCAGAAGCTCCTCACCGAGGCGGGCTACGCCCCGATCCCCGAGGAGATCAACGCCAAGGTCCGCGAGACCGTCGCCGGCCTCTCGTAA
- a CDS encoding NUDIX hydrolase yields the protein MSGTVRAAGCVLWRRPPAPAGGVELCLVHRPRYDDWSFPKGKLKRGESLREAAAREVLEETGHHCVPGAVLPLVRYVAHGRPKEVTYWSAEATTGTFTPNDEVDAVLWLSPTAARETLTQPRDRDVLEAALRTLPEA from the coding sequence GTGAGCGGCACGGTGCGGGCGGCGGGCTGCGTCCTGTGGCGCCGGCCGCCCGCGCCCGCCGGGGGCGTGGAGCTGTGCCTCGTACACCGGCCGCGTTACGACGACTGGTCGTTCCCCAAGGGCAAGCTGAAGCGCGGCGAGTCCCTGCGGGAGGCGGCGGCTCGCGAGGTCCTGGAGGAGACGGGCCACCACTGTGTGCCGGGGGCCGTGCTGCCCCTGGTCCGGTACGTCGCGCACGGCCGCCCGAAGGAGGTCACGTACTGGTCCGCCGAGGCCACGACGGGCACCTTCACGCCGAACGACGAAGTGGACGCGGTGCTGTGGCTTTCCCCGACGGCCGCCCGCGAAACGCTGACCCAGCCGCGCGACCGCGACGTGCTGGAAGCGGCACTGCGGACGCTGCCGGAGGCGTGA
- a CDS encoding GntR family transcriptional regulator, with the protein MAESAAVEFRIDRRSGVATYLQIVQQTKQALRLGLLEPGDRLPTAREVVEATAINPNTVLKAYRELEREGLVEGRRGLGTFVTRSLGGAAADDDSPLRAELAAWAGRARAAGLERDDVSALFTAVLDSTFEGDQDR; encoded by the coding sequence ATGGCAGAGTCCGCGGCAGTCGAGTTCCGCATCGACCGGCGCAGCGGCGTCGCCACCTACCTCCAGATCGTCCAGCAGACGAAACAGGCCCTGCGGCTGGGCCTGCTGGAGCCGGGCGACCGGCTGCCCACCGCCCGGGAGGTGGTCGAGGCGACCGCGATCAACCCGAACACCGTGCTCAAGGCGTACCGCGAGCTGGAACGCGAAGGGCTGGTCGAGGGCCGTCGCGGCCTCGGCACCTTCGTCACCCGGTCGCTCGGCGGCGCCGCGGCCGACGACGACTCCCCGCTGCGCGCCGAACTCGCCGCCTGGGCGGGCAGGGCACGGGCGGCCGGACTCGAACGCGACGACGTGAGCGCGCTCTTCACCGCCGTACTGGACAGCACATTCGAGGGGGACCAGGACCGATGA
- a CDS encoding LPXTG cell wall anchor domain-containing protein — MKIRRILAPAVAVAVTTPAALLSVTPAFADSKPAAEAQAEPTIEQLEKAAAEAQKAYDEAVAAQKAGYEVLKKALSDEAPLAVAAKAARKKADDAAAAKTAADEAVTDAKAALASLPDTATDAERAAIEKEVADAEAAAAIAATAKTEAETKAKEAVTASDDARVAAARAYGVLQKAVADALAVKTAADEALAKAREEEGGPDCVPANLRATLTGLPSSVVAGTSTTFSLRVKNGTKETLDAVTTYAYVHTTDTSGLKTTDAYMHLQWSTAASPKWQAVGKDHHIGIGALKAGARTDVKLRLTADAKTPAGNGVVLTSAEYVNKDGSCGGGPGMDTTAFTVKAAGTGTGTTGGTGTGGTTGSTGDTGSTGTSGSTGTSGTQAQGSASDEASTGGGLASTGSSDATVPLGIAGAAAVALGGAAVFVVRRRKAGAGA, encoded by the coding sequence GTGAAGATTCGCCGCATACTCGCCCCGGCCGTGGCGGTCGCCGTCACCACCCCCGCCGCGCTCCTCTCCGTCACCCCGGCCTTCGCCGACTCCAAGCCGGCGGCGGAAGCCCAGGCCGAACCGACGATCGAGCAACTCGAGAAGGCCGCCGCCGAGGCGCAGAAGGCCTACGACGAGGCCGTTGCCGCGCAGAAGGCCGGTTACGAGGTCCTGAAGAAGGCCCTCTCCGACGAGGCGCCCCTCGCCGTGGCGGCCAAGGCCGCCCGTAAGAAGGCGGACGACGCCGCTGCCGCCAAGACCGCTGCCGACGAGGCCGTCACCGACGCCAAGGCCGCGCTCGCCTCCCTGCCCGACACCGCGACCGACGCCGAGCGCGCCGCGATCGAGAAGGAAGTCGCCGACGCCGAGGCCGCGGCCGCCATCGCGGCGACCGCCAAGACCGAGGCCGAGACCAAGGCCAAGGAGGCCGTCACCGCCTCCGACGACGCCCGTGTCGCCGCCGCCCGCGCCTACGGCGTGCTGCAGAAGGCCGTGGCCGACGCGCTCGCCGTCAAGACGGCCGCCGACGAGGCGCTGGCCAAGGCCCGCGAGGAGGAGGGCGGTCCGGACTGCGTGCCCGCGAACCTCCGCGCCACCCTGACCGGCCTGCCCTCCTCGGTCGTCGCCGGCACGAGCACCACCTTCTCGCTGCGCGTGAAGAACGGCACCAAGGAGACCCTCGACGCGGTCACCACGTACGCGTACGTGCACACCACCGACACGAGCGGCCTCAAGACCACCGACGCGTACATGCACCTCCAGTGGTCCACCGCCGCGTCGCCGAAGTGGCAGGCCGTCGGCAAGGACCACCACATCGGCATCGGTGCGCTGAAGGCGGGCGCGCGGACCGACGTCAAGCTCCGCCTCACCGCGGACGCCAAGACTCCGGCCGGCAACGGCGTCGTCCTCACCTCGGCCGAGTACGTCAACAAGGACGGCTCCTGCGGTGGCGGCCCCGGCATGGACACGACCGCCTTCACGGTCAAGGCCGCGGGCACGGGCACCGGCACGACCGGCGGCACCGGCACCGGAGGCACCACCGGGTCCACCGGAGACACCGGCTCCACGGGCACCTCCGGCTCGACCGGCACCTCCGGGACGCAGGCCCAGGGCTCGGCGTCCGACGAGGCGTCCACCGGCGGCGGCCTCGCCTCCACGGGCTCGTCCGACGCCACCGTCCCGCTCGGCATCGCCGGCGCCGCCGCCGTGGCGCTCGGCGGGGCGGCCGTGTTCGTCGTCCGCCGCCGCAAGGCGGGCGCGGGGGCCTGA
- a CDS encoding bifunctional metallophosphatase/5'-nucleotidase — protein MSATPQKNRASRRVLAAAAGLATVGALVAAMPASAHGRGHGHGGGHGHHTPARTVDVQLLSFNDLHGNLEPPAGSAGTVTETQADGTTKAIPAGGVEYLASSLRTARQGHPYSITAAGGDMVGASPLLSGLFHDEPTIEALNKIDLDVTSVGNHEFDEGATELARLQNGGCHPVEGCYEKGKKFPGADFPYLAANVTSEKTGKPILKPYTVWKKNGVKIGFIGVTLEGTPNIVTANGVKGLKFHDEVETINKYAKELDRQGVKSIVALIHEGGLPASSSYNYDCDSPGAGDGISGPITDIAKGISPKVDALVTGHTHQAYVCTIPDPAGNPRLVTSAASFGRLYTDTTLTYDRRTGDIVRTAVKGSGKHGSKHHGPTPSNPVSANHLVSRDQKPAKDMTDLIARWNTLAAPIANRPQGYISADINGRGSTAPEKPLGNLIADAQLEGLAPADKGGAVVAFMNPGGIRADLVYKASGSEGDGVVTYGESFTVQPFTNMMNVVDLTGAQLVSALQQQVSGSNEASPKILQVSKGLTYTLDMTKSGADRVVTDTIKLNGEAIDPGKTYRVAMNEFLAGGGDGFAALGEGTNKLVGASDLDLFNAYLAAHSTASAPLDPPATDRITIVQ, from the coding sequence ATGTCAGCGACACCGCAGAAGAACCGGGCGTCACGGCGGGTGCTCGCCGCCGCGGCCGGTCTCGCCACCGTCGGCGCGCTCGTCGCCGCGATGCCGGCCAGTGCCCACGGGCGCGGCCACGGGCACGGCGGCGGCCACGGGCACCACACGCCGGCCCGGACCGTCGACGTACAGCTGCTGTCCTTCAACGACCTGCACGGCAACCTGGAGCCGCCGGCCGGTTCGGCCGGCACGGTCACCGAGACGCAGGCCGACGGCACGACGAAGGCGATCCCGGCCGGTGGCGTCGAATACCTCGCCTCCTCGCTGCGTACCGCCCGCCAGGGCCACCCGTACTCGATCACCGCGGCCGGCGGCGACATGGTCGGCGCGAGCCCGCTGCTGTCGGGCCTCTTCCACGACGAGCCGACCATCGAGGCGCTGAACAAGATCGACCTCGATGTGACGAGCGTCGGCAACCACGAGTTCGACGAGGGCGCGACCGAGCTGGCGCGCCTTCAGAACGGCGGCTGCCACCCGGTCGAGGGGTGCTACGAGAAGGGCAAGAAGTTCCCCGGTGCCGACTTCCCGTACCTCGCGGCCAATGTGACGAGCGAGAAGACCGGGAAGCCGATCCTCAAGCCGTACACCGTGTGGAAGAAGAACGGCGTCAAGATCGGCTTCATCGGGGTGACCCTGGAGGGCACGCCGAACATCGTGACGGCCAACGGCGTCAAGGGACTCAAGTTCCACGACGAGGTCGAGACGATCAACAAGTACGCCAAGGAGCTGGACCGCCAGGGCGTGAAGTCGATCGTCGCGCTCATCCACGAGGGCGGCCTGCCCGCCTCCTCCTCGTACAACTACGACTGCGACAGCCCGGGCGCCGGTGACGGCATCTCCGGGCCGATCACGGACATCGCCAAGGGCATCTCGCCGAAGGTGGACGCCCTGGTCACGGGCCACACCCACCAGGCGTACGTCTGCACGATCCCGGACCCCGCGGGCAACCCGCGCCTGGTCACGTCGGCGGCCTCCTTCGGCCGGCTGTACACGGACACGACGCTGACGTACGACCGCCGCACCGGCGACATCGTGCGCACGGCGGTGAAGGGCAGTGGCAAGCACGGTTCGAAGCACCACGGTCCGACCCCGTCGAACCCGGTCTCCGCGAACCACCTCGTGAGCCGCGACCAGAAGCCCGCCAAGGACATGACGGACCTGATCGCCCGCTGGAACACGCTCGCGGCCCCGATCGCGAACCGGCCGCAGGGCTACATCTCGGCGGACATCAACGGGCGCGGCTCCACCGCCCCGGAGAAGCCGCTCGGCAACCTGATCGCCGACGCGCAGCTGGAGGGCCTGGCCCCGGCGGACAAGGGCGGGGCGGTCGTCGCCTTCATGAACCCGGGCGGCATCCGCGCGGACCTGGTGTACAAGGCATCCGGCAGTGAGGGCGACGGCGTCGTCACCTACGGCGAGTCGTTCACCGTGCAGCCGTTCACCAACATGATGAACGTCGTGGACCTGACCGGCGCCCAGCTCGTCAGCGCCCTTCAGCAGCAGGTCAGCGGCTCGAACGAGGCCAGCCCGAAGATCCTCCAGGTCTCCAAGGGCCTCACCTACACGCTGGACATGACCAAGTCCGGCGCGGACCGCGTCGTCACGGACACGATCAAGCTGAACGGCGAGGCGATCGACCCGGGCAAGACGTACCGCGTCGCGATGAACGAGTTCCTGGCGGGCGGCGGCGACGGCTTCGCGGCGCTCGGCGAGGGCACGAACAAGCTGGTCGGCGCCTCCGACCTGGACCTGTTCAACGCCTACCTGGCCGCGCACTCCACGGCCTCGGCCCCGCTGGACCCGCCGGCGACGGACCGGATCACGATCGTGCAGTAG